Within Gilvibacter sp. SZ-19, the genomic segment AAGGAATTCGCATTTTGCTAGATGCAGTGATCAACCATACAGGTCCTGTAACCGAGCAAGATGCGGTGTGGCCAGAGGATTGGGTGCGCACCGAGCCAACTTGTACCTACACCTCATACGAAACTACGGTGGAGTGTACCTTGGTTAAGAACTTACCGGATATTAAAACAGAAAGCAACCAGGATGTGGAATTACCGCCGGCCTTGGTTGCCAAATGGAAGGCAGAAGGCCGTTACGAGACAGAAATGGCAGAGCTGGATGCTTTCTTTGCAAGAACAGGCTACCCGAGAGCGCCGCGCTTTTATATCATGAAATGGCTCACTGATTATATCACCGACTTTGGAATTGACGGTTACCGTGTAGATACGGTAAGGCATACCGAAGCCTATGTATGGCAGGAGTTCAAAAAAGAGTGTGACTACGCTTTCAATGCCTGGAAAGAGGCCAACCCAGATAAGGTGTTGGATGACACGCCTTTCTACACCGTAGGCGAGGTCTATGGATATAGTATTAATGACGGCCTGATGACCAAGTTCGTCGATGTTGAAAAAGACTATTACAAGGATGCTTTTACAGCTATGATCAATTTTGATCTACGCTCTCAGGAGGCGGATGTAGATTACGAGGCGGTTTTCTCTCGGTATGATTCTATTTTGAATACGACCTTGGCAGATTACGGGACCTTGAGCTACTTGACCTCTCACGACGATGGTTACCCTTTTGATAAAGCTCGCGAGAACACCTACACGGCAGCAAACCTCTTGTTGCTAACTCCTGGAGGTTCTCAGATGTACTACGGAGATGAAGTAGGTCGTTCCTTGCTTATTGAAGGTACCAATGGCGATGCGACTTTACGTTCGGCCATGGATTGGGAAGCCTATGCCCAAGATGCCGAAGCACAACGTTTATTAACCCATTACCAAAAATTGGGTCAGTTTAAGAACAATCACTTGGCTGTAGGAATTGGTAGACACCAACAATTGGCTGCTGAGCCTTATACCTTTTCTCGTACTTATGCCGACGGAGAAGACACTGTGGTTGTGGCTTTAAATGCACCGAAAGGGGCAAAGATCATTGAGATAGGAATGGCCTTTGCGGAGGGAGCGACCCTGCGCGATGCATATTCCGACAAGACAGTAACTGTAAAAGATGGCCAAGTAAGCCTTACTTCTGATGCAACCCTTGTTTTATTGGAGGCTATCGATGAATAAAAAGCAAACATATCAGCTTATAGTTTTATTGCTAGTTGTGATAACACTTATGGCCTGTAAGCAAAATACCTCAAACCCAGAAGCTATGAACCAAACAGCTGAGGTGGCTACCTTGCCGCCATTGACCGATGAATTTTTAGAAACAGCTATTTTGTATGAGGCCAATATCAGGCAGTATTCTCCCGAAGGTAGTTTTGATGCCTTTACGGCAGATATTCCCAAGCTTAAGGCCTTAGGGGTAGATGTGATCTGGCTTATGCCGGTCTATCCGATATCTTCTACCAAGCGTAAGGCTTATGGCAATGTTATGGCAGACGATATAGAAGATCCGGAGGAGCGGAAGAAGTATTTAGGAAGCTATTATGCGATCTCTGATTACACCGCAATCAACCCGGAGTTTGGAACCTTAGAAGATTTTAGACGCTTGGTTAAAACGGCGCATGACAATGGGATCTACGTGATCTTGGATTGGGTGGCCAACCATACGGGTTGGGACCATCATTGGATCAAAGAGCATCCGGACTACTACACCAAGAACGAAGCTGGAGAGGTCTCTGAACCTCTTAAGGACGATGGTCGTACCCCTGAGGGTTGGACCGATGTGGCCGATCTGAACTTTGACAATCCGGAGCTAACTCCAGCCATGATCGCAGAGATGAAGTATTGGATCACCGAAGAGGATATTGATGGGTTCCGATGCGATGTGGCCGGTTTTGTGCCTACGGAATTCTGGCGAAAAGCCATTCCGGAGCTGCGTGCAGAAAAGAAGATCTTTATGTTGGCAGAGGCAGACAATCCGGAGCTATTGGAAGACGGCTTGTTCGATATGGCCTACGGCTGGGCGAACCATCACTTGATGAACGACATTGCCAAGGGTGAGCAACCCGCTGCACAGTGGTGGGCGCACTACAACGGACAAATGGAAAAATGGGCAGCTGGTGACTATGTGATGAATTTTGTTGAGAACCACGACGAGAACTCTTGGAATGGTACTTTCCTAGGAAGAACTGGAGCCAATTGGGAATCCTGTTTGGTGCTGAGCTATGCCTTACCCGGCATGCCACTTATTTATAGCGGCCTTGAATACGATCTGAACCACAGCTTGAAATTCTTTGAAAAGGACAGTATCCCGAAGACTAAAGGCAAGATCTGGCCTGTTTTAGAGAAACTGGCAGCGGTGAAAAAAGAGGTTCCGGCCTTGCACGGCGGAGTAAATGCGGCCAACTATGAGTGGATCCACACTTTTCACGATCCGGACCTGTTGGCTTTTAGACGATTTAAAGGCGACTCTGAAATTCTGTACCTGGCAAACTTCTCATCCGAAGTAAAGAATCTGCCGGTGAAAGCAATGGGTACTTTTAGCTTTTTTAAATCTGGAGAAAAGGTGCAGATCGATGGCGAAAAGAACTTTGAAATCGCCCCGAATTCCTATCTGTTTTTAGTTAAAAACTAAAGGGAAATCAGGCAATTAGGAGTTTTTTAGAAAAATTTATCAAACGAAAACGTTTTAGTTTAATCGGGCTATTGTGGAGTTGCACAGAATGCCCTAGTTTAGCATTAAATGAGTACAAAAATTACTAAGGTTGGAGTGCTTACTTCTGGGGGAGATGCCCCTGGAATGAACGCCGCTATTCGCGCAGTTGTTAGAGCTTGTGCATACAATGATCTTTCCTGTGTAGGGATCTTTAGAGGATATCAAGGCCTTATTGAAGGTGATTTTGAAGATCTGGACGCGCGTTCGGTGAAAAACATCATTAACCGTGGTGGAACTTTCTTAAAGTCCGCTCGCTCTAAGGAGTTTATGACTGTAGCAGGTCGTCAGAAAGCCTATGACCATCTTAAGAAGGCAGGAATCGATGCTTTAGTGGTCATTGGAGGAGACGGAACCTTTACCGGAGCATCCATTTTTAAAGGCGAACACGATTTCCCGATTGTAGGCTTACCCGGAACCATAGACAACGATATTAACGGAACCGATTATACCATCGGTTACGATACTGCGCTCAATACTGTAGTGGAGGCGATAGATAAGATCCGCGATACGGCCAATTCGCACAACCGCCTGTTCCTGGTGGAAGTTATGGGCCGCAACGCAGGAGACATAGCACTGAACGCCGGTATTGGAGCAGGAGCGGAGGAGATCCTTATTCCAGAAGAGAATATGGGGCGTACCAGACTTTTGGAGTCTTTGCGTCGCAGTAAGAAATCTGGAAAGACTTCCAGCATCATTGTAGTGGCAGAAGGCGATCAGATAGGGAAGAACATCTTTGATCTGGCTAAATACATAGAGGACAATATGAGCGCTTACGAGGTACGCGTAACTGTTTTAGGGCATATTCAGCGCGGTGGTGCACCGAGTTGTTATGACCGCGTATTGGCAAGCCGTTTAGGAGTTGGCGCCATAGATGCCTTGTTGGCAGGTCAACAGGATGTTATGGTTGGAATAGCAAACAGAAAAATAGTATATGTTCCCTTCGCGAGAGCGATCAGTGGGGAAAATGAAATAGATGTAGAACTAATTCGAGTAGCAGACATCACGTCTGTTTAATTCATATAATTATGACAAAAATTGGAATTAACGGCTTTGGCCGAATTGGAAGATTGGCTTTTAGAATTGCCTCTCAAAATCCTAATGTTGAGGTGGTTGCAGTAAACGATCTCTTAGATGTAGATCATTTGGCCTATATGTTGAAGTACGATTCAGTACATGGAAAATTTGCTGGTACTGTAGCCGTAGACGGCGGACACTTGAAAGTGAATGGAAACACAGTACGAGTAACTGCGGAGCGTGACCCTTCTCAATTGAAGTGGGACGAAGCTGGAGTTGATATCGTTATCGATTGTACTGGAATCTTCACTACCATGGACACTGCCAAGGCGCATTTAGATGCCGGAGCTAAGAAAGTAGTGATCTCTGCACCTTCTAAAGACGCACCGATGTTCGTAATGGGTGTGAACCACGACAAGGTGAAGCCAGAAGACAAGATCGTATCTAACGCCTCTTGTACTACCAACTGTTTGGCACCTATGGCCAAAGTGATCCACGATAACCTCGGTATTGTAGAAGGCCTTATGACCACTGTTCACGCTGCAACAGCGACCCAAATGACAGTAGACGGACCTTCTCGTAAGAACTATCGCTTAGGACGATCTGCCTTGAATAACATTATTCCTACTTCTACTGGAGCTGCCGTAGCAGTAACTAAAGTAATTCCAGAGTTGAAAGGAAAACTAACTGGTATGGCTTTCCGTGTTCCTACTGCGGATGTATCTGTGGTAGATCTAACAGTACGTACAGAGAAATCTGCAACTTATGAAGAAGTAAAAGCACTTTTCAAAGATGCAGCAGTCGGAGCATATGCCGGGGTGATCGACTTTGTAGACGAGCCTGTGGTTTCTCAGGATTTCGTATCCGATCCAAACACCTGTAATTTTGATGCAGATGCAGGAATTGCACTGAACGACAACTTCTTTAAATTGGTGGCTTGGTACGATAACGAATACGGATATTCGTCTAAATTGATCGACCTTGCGGCTCAT encodes:
- a CDS encoding alpha-amylase family glycosyl hydrolase; protein product: MRLRSVFYVLLILALTACKQEAKETVAEAETQSETAKAFDWKAANLYFLLTDRFNNGDTTNDVNFERNKETAVLRGFEGGDLKGITQKIEEGYFSDLGINAIWMTPIVEQVHDGTDEGTGYTYAYHGYWTKDWTQLDPNFGTFEDLAALVEAAHSEGIRILLDAVINHTGPVTEQDAVWPEDWVRTEPTCTYTSYETTVECTLVKNLPDIKTESNQDVELPPALVAKWKAEGRYETEMAELDAFFARTGYPRAPRFYIMKWLTDYITDFGIDGYRVDTVRHTEAYVWQEFKKECDYAFNAWKEANPDKVLDDTPFYTVGEVYGYSINDGLMTKFVDVEKDYYKDAFTAMINFDLRSQEADVDYEAVFSRYDSILNTTLADYGTLSYLTSHDDGYPFDKARENTYTAANLLLLTPGGSQMYYGDEVGRSLLIEGTNGDATLRSAMDWEAYAQDAEAQRLLTHYQKLGQFKNNHLAVGIGRHQQLAAEPYTFSRTYADGEDTVVVALNAPKGAKIIEIGMAFAEGATLRDAYSDKTVTVKDGQVSLTSDATLVLLEAIDE
- a CDS encoding alpha-amylase family glycosyl hydrolase, producing MNQTAEVATLPPLTDEFLETAILYEANIRQYSPEGSFDAFTADIPKLKALGVDVIWLMPVYPISSTKRKAYGNVMADDIEDPEERKKYLGSYYAISDYTAINPEFGTLEDFRRLVKTAHDNGIYVILDWVANHTGWDHHWIKEHPDYYTKNEAGEVSEPLKDDGRTPEGWTDVADLNFDNPELTPAMIAEMKYWITEEDIDGFRCDVAGFVPTEFWRKAIPELRAEKKIFMLAEADNPELLEDGLFDMAYGWANHHLMNDIAKGEQPAAQWWAHYNGQMEKWAAGDYVMNFVENHDENSWNGTFLGRTGANWESCLVLSYALPGMPLIYSGLEYDLNHSLKFFEKDSIPKTKGKIWPVLEKLAAVKKEVPALHGGVNAANYEWIHTFHDPDLLAFRRFKGDSEILYLANFSSEVKNLPVKAMGTFSFFKSGEKVQIDGEKNFEIAPNSYLFLVKN
- the pfkA gene encoding 6-phosphofructokinase, which codes for MSTKITKVGVLTSGGDAPGMNAAIRAVVRACAYNDLSCVGIFRGYQGLIEGDFEDLDARSVKNIINRGGTFLKSARSKEFMTVAGRQKAYDHLKKAGIDALVVIGGDGTFTGASIFKGEHDFPIVGLPGTIDNDINGTDYTIGYDTALNTVVEAIDKIRDTANSHNRLFLVEVMGRNAGDIALNAGIGAGAEEILIPEENMGRTRLLESLRRSKKSGKTSSIIVVAEGDQIGKNIFDLAKYIEDNMSAYEVRVTVLGHIQRGGAPSCYDRVLASRLGVGAIDALLAGQQDVMVGIANRKIVYVPFARAISGENEIDVELIRVADITSV
- the gap gene encoding type I glyceraldehyde-3-phosphate dehydrogenase, with translation MTKIGINGFGRIGRLAFRIASQNPNVEVVAVNDLLDVDHLAYMLKYDSVHGKFAGTVAVDGGHLKVNGNTVRVTAERDPSQLKWDEAGVDIVIDCTGIFTTMDTAKAHLDAGAKKVVISAPSKDAPMFVMGVNHDKVKPEDKIVSNASCTTNCLAPMAKVIHDNLGIVEGLMTTVHAATATQMTVDGPSRKNYRLGRSALNNIIPTSTGAAVAVTKVIPELKGKLTGMAFRVPTADVSVVDLTVRTEKSATYEEVKALFKDAAVGAYAGVIDFVDEPVVSQDFVSDPNTCNFDADAGIALNDNFFKLVAWYDNEYGYSSKLIDLAAHIASI